The following proteins come from a genomic window of Sphaerisporangium rubeum:
- a CDS encoding aminotransferase class V-fold PLP-dependent enzyme, which produces MDIEDFCLDPSIAHLNNGSFGAVPLRVRERHDELRREAERDPDQFFATLPDRLTKARTEVAEFLGADPDGTAFVANVTEGIAVALHSIPLTPGDQILLCDHAYGAVEIAVRHTASRTGAEVVALTLPGRTTGDWTADDAARTFLDAVTPRTKVAVFDHITSPTARLLPVQRMCRDLSAAGVTTIVDGAHAPGMLDLDITEVGADFYTGNLHKWLFAPHSAAILSVTPAWRDRVTPLIPSHYLHDGFPRSLEIQGTRDHTPWLVTPHGVRLLTDLGPAHVRTRNAHLAARAQQILADVPGLTPWPADPELSMRTLRLPEGVATTYESAVTLATEIYDRLHCRTAIRPWPGAGLLRVSAQLYNREKDYERLAAGLPAILSRYGGAGRIAAW; this is translated from the coding sequence GTGGACATCGAGGACTTCTGCCTGGACCCGTCGATCGCGCATCTCAACAACGGTTCCTTCGGCGCTGTGCCGCTGCGCGTGCGTGAACGGCACGACGAGCTGCGCCGTGAGGCCGAGCGCGACCCCGACCAGTTCTTCGCCACCCTGCCGGACCGTCTCACCAAGGCCAGGACCGAGGTCGCCGAGTTCCTCGGCGCCGACCCGGACGGCACCGCGTTCGTCGCGAACGTGACAGAAGGCATCGCCGTGGCCCTGCACTCGATCCCGCTGACCCCCGGCGACCAGATCCTGCTCTGCGACCACGCCTACGGCGCCGTGGAGATCGCCGTACGCCACACCGCGTCCCGCACCGGCGCCGAGGTCGTCGCACTCACCCTCCCCGGCCGGACCACCGGCGACTGGACCGCCGACGACGCCGCGAGAACGTTCCTCGACGCCGTCACCCCCCGCACCAAGGTCGCCGTCTTCGACCACATCACGTCCCCCACGGCCCGCCTCCTCCCCGTCCAGCGGATGTGCCGTGACCTGTCCGCCGCCGGCGTCACCACCATCGTCGACGGCGCGCACGCCCCCGGCATGCTCGACCTCGACATCACCGAGGTAGGCGCCGACTTCTACACCGGCAACCTCCACAAATGGCTCTTCGCCCCCCACTCCGCCGCCATCTTGTCGGTCACGCCGGCCTGGCGCGACCGCGTCACCCCCCTGATCCCGTCCCACTACCTGCACGACGGCTTCCCCCGCTCCCTGGAGATCCAAGGCACCCGCGACCACACCCCCTGGCTCGTCACCCCGCACGGCGTCCGCCTCCTCACCGACCTCGGCCCGGCCCACGTCCGCACCCGCAACGCACACCTCGCCGCCAGAGCCCAGCAGATCCTCGCCGATGTCCCTGGCCTCACCCCCTGGCCGGCCGACCCCGAGCTGTCCATGCGCACCCTCCGCCTCCCCGAAGGCGTCGCCACCACCTACGAGTCCGCCGTCACCCTCGCCACCGAGATCTACGACCGCCTCCACTGCCGCACCGCCATCCGCCCCTGGCCCGGCGCCGGCCTCCTACGCGTCTCGGCCCAGCTCTACAACCGCGAGAAGGACTACGAACGCCTGGCCGCCGGCCTCCCTGCCATCCTGAGCCGGTACGGCGGCGCCGGGAGAATCGCCGCATGGTAG
- a CDS encoding MFS transporter has protein sequence MRSPQGRWVLFTTVLGSGMAFLDSTVVNVALPELGRTLDASVSGLQWTVNAYTLTLAGLILLGGSLGDRYGRRKLFVIGVAWFAVTSALCGLAPNIEVLILARALQGVGGALLTPGSLAIIQSSFARADRPRAVGAWSGLGGVAGAVGPLLGGWLVETAGWRWVFLINLPLAVLVVAVAARHVPETRDEASTGRFDILGAALAALALAGVTYALIEVGTPASLPAGVAGVLLGAAFVVLEIRRSRHTGRVGPLVPVRIFSSREFTAVNAVTLVMYAAMGVVFFLLVVELQVAAGFSPIAAGSAMLPVMILMLLLSPRSGDLAKRIGPRIPMTAGLLLVAAALVLLSRIGPGATYLTDVLPAVTLFGLGLSAAVAPLTATVLATADERYAGVASGVNNAVARTGGLLAVAAIPPLVGLTGTAYTSPTTFTAGFHSAMLISAAMMTAAAVLTVITIRTNALRDPDRVPQRKAACDLCAPPLEKGTEAAERT, from the coding sequence ATGAGATCCCCCCAGGGCAGGTGGGTGCTGTTCACCACCGTGCTGGGCTCGGGTATGGCCTTCCTTGACAGCACCGTGGTCAACGTGGCGCTTCCCGAGCTGGGGCGGACTCTCGACGCCTCGGTCTCCGGCCTCCAGTGGACGGTCAACGCCTACACCCTCACCCTGGCCGGGCTGATCCTGCTCGGCGGTTCGCTCGGCGACCGGTACGGCCGCCGCAAGCTCTTCGTCATCGGTGTCGCGTGGTTCGCCGTCACCTCGGCCCTGTGCGGCCTGGCCCCGAACATCGAGGTGCTGATCCTCGCGCGGGCCCTGCAGGGTGTCGGCGGCGCGCTGCTCACCCCCGGCTCATTGGCGATCATCCAGTCGTCGTTCGCACGCGCCGACCGTCCCCGGGCCGTCGGCGCGTGGTCCGGCCTCGGCGGCGTCGCCGGCGCGGTCGGTCCCCTGCTCGGCGGGTGGCTGGTGGAGACCGCCGGCTGGCGCTGGGTCTTCCTGATCAACCTTCCCCTGGCCGTCCTGGTGGTCGCCGTCGCGGCCCGCCACGTCCCCGAGACCCGCGACGAGGCCTCCACCGGCCGTTTCGACATCCTCGGCGCCGCGCTGGCCGCACTGGCCCTGGCCGGCGTGACGTACGCGCTCATCGAGGTCGGCACCCCCGCCTCCCTGCCGGCCGGCGTGGCCGGCGTGCTGCTCGGCGCCGCCTTCGTCGTCCTGGAGATCCGCCGCTCCCGCCACACCGGCCGGGTGGGGCCGCTGGTCCCCGTGCGGATCTTCTCCTCACGTGAGTTCACCGCCGTCAACGCCGTGACCCTGGTCATGTACGCCGCCATGGGGGTCGTCTTCTTCCTGCTCGTGGTCGAGCTCCAGGTCGCCGCCGGCTTCTCCCCCATCGCCGCGGGAAGCGCGATGCTCCCGGTGATGATCCTCATGCTCCTGCTGTCCCCCCGCTCCGGCGACCTGGCCAAACGCATCGGCCCCCGGATCCCCATGACCGCCGGCCTGCTCCTGGTCGCCGCCGCACTCGTCCTGCTCAGCCGCATCGGCCCCGGCGCGACCTACCTCACCGACGTCCTCCCCGCCGTCACCCTCTTCGGCCTCGGCCTGTCCGCCGCCGTGGCCCCCCTCACCGCCACCGTCCTCGCCACCGCCGACGAACGCTACGCCGGCGTCGCCAGCGGCGTGAACAACGCCGTGGCCCGCACCGGCGGCCTCCTCGCCGTGGCCGCCATCCCCCCACTGGTCGGCCTCACCGGCACCGCCTACACCTCCCCCACGACCTTCACCGCCGGCTTCCACTCCGCCATGCTCATCTCCGCCGCGATGATGACCGCCGCCGCCGTCCTCACCGTGATCACCATCCGCACCAACGCGCTCCGCGACCCCGACCGCGTCCCCCAGCGCAAGGCCGCCTGCGACCTGTGCGCACCACCTCTGGAGAAAGGCACGGAGGCCGCCGAACGGACCTGA
- a CDS encoding ATP-dependent endonuclease, with amino-acid sequence MVELERFRVAVRTWVAAGVEAPAAAEVARELVARVATVVLVEGVSDRSAVEALAEMRGRDLGDEGVCVVPMGGAMGVARYLRVLGPQGLGARVRGLYDEAEEGFFRRGLEQAGFGAGLSRSAMESLGFFVCVADLEDELIRALGPEGVERVLAAERDLDKFRLFQNQPAQRGRPVERQLRRFMGTTSGRKAHYGRALVLALDPAGVPHPLDGLLPSPRCSPR; translated from the coding sequence ATGGTAGAGCTGGAGCGCTTCCGGGTCGCCGTGCGCACGTGGGTGGCCGCAGGGGTGGAGGCTCCGGCGGCGGCCGAGGTGGCGCGGGAGTTGGTCGCGCGGGTGGCCACGGTCGTGCTGGTCGAAGGGGTGAGCGATCGGAGTGCGGTGGAGGCGCTGGCCGAGATGCGGGGGCGGGATCTCGGGGATGAGGGTGTGTGTGTCGTGCCGATGGGGGGTGCGATGGGGGTGGCGCGGTATCTGCGGGTTCTCGGGCCGCAGGGACTCGGGGCCCGGGTGCGGGGGCTGTACGACGAGGCGGAGGAGGGGTTCTTCCGGCGGGGGCTGGAGCAGGCGGGGTTCGGGGCCGGTCTGAGCAGGTCGGCCATGGAGTCGCTGGGGTTCTTCGTGTGTGTCGCGGATCTGGAGGACGAACTGATCCGTGCGCTCGGGCCTGAGGGGGTCGAGCGGGTTCTCGCCGCGGAGAGAGATCTGGACAAGTTCCGGCTTTTCCAGAACCAGCCGGCGCAGCGGGGGCGGCCGGTGGAACGGCAGCTGCGCCGATTCATGGGAACCACCAGTGGCCGCAAGGCGCACTACGGCCGTGCGCTCGTGCTGGCGCTCGACCCGGCCGGTGTGCCTCATCCGCTGGACGGGCTGCTTCCCTCGCCTCGCTGTTCCCCTCGCTGA